The following coding sequences lie in one Cyanobacterium sp. Dongsha4 genomic window:
- the kdpF gene encoding K(+)-transporting ATPase subunit F yields MKSRFFSDKLSVYLFSILVVNILISPLVYANTNQVFSKGQSYALGLLGLVTISLFIYLFVVIFQPEKF; encoded by the coding sequence ATGAAAAGTAGATTTTTTTCTGATAAGTTATCTGTTTATTTGTTCTCGATTTTAGTGGTTAATATATTGATTTCACCTCTAGTTTATGCCAATACAAATCAGGTTTTTTCTAAGGGACAATCCTATGCTTTAGGACTATTAGGATTAGTGACAATTAGTTTATTTATTTACCTTTTTGTCGTTATTTTTCAACCCGAAAAGTTTTAA